The Micropterus dolomieu isolate WLL.071019.BEF.003 ecotype Adirondacks unplaced genomic scaffold, ASM2129224v1 contig_1698, whole genome shotgun sequence genome includes a window with the following:
- the LOC123964320 gene encoding filamin-C-like has product QHAIRFIPRENGVHSIDVRFNGSHVPGSPFKIRVGEPGQVGDPGMVSAFGPGLEGGTTGVASEFVVNTCNAGSGALAVTIDGPSKVKMDCQECPEGYKVSYTPMAPGHYLISIKYGGPQHIVGSPFKAKVSGPRLSGGHSLHETSSVLVETVTKSSAMGGAFASLPKFSSDASKVISRGAGLSKAFVGQKNTFTVDCSKAGTNMLMVGVHGPKTPCEEVYVKHMGNRMYNVTYTVKEQGSYILIVKWGDENVPGSPFHVTVP; this is encoded by the exons ACCAGCATGCCATCAGGTTCATCCCGAGGGAAAATGGAGTTCATTCCATCGACGTTCGTTTCAACGGCAGCCATGTTCCCGGCAGTCCCTTCAAGATCAGAGTGGGAGAACCAGGACAGGTTGGAGATCCCGGCATGGTGTCTGCTTTCGGACCAGGACTGGAGGGAGGAACCACAG GCGTGGCGTCAGAGTTTGTTGTGAACACGTGTAATGCTGGCTCAGGGGCTCTGGCTGTGACCATCGATGGACCGTCGAAGGTCAAGATGGACTGTCAGGAGTGTCCTGAGGGCTACAAGGTCTCCTATACACCTATGGCTCCTGGACACTACCTGATCTCCATCAAGTATGGCGGACCCCAGCACATCGTAGGCAGCCCCTTCAAGGCCAAAGTCTCAG GACCTCGTCTGTCCGGGGGCCACAGTCTGCATGAGACATCGTCTGTTCTCGTGGAAACTGTCACCAAGTCATCAGCGATGGGAGGGGCCTTCGCCTCCTTACCCAAATTCTCCTCAGACGCCAGTAAAGTCATCTCCAGAGGCGCCGGCCTGTCGAAGGCCTTCGTAGGTCAGAAGAACACGTTCACAGTGGACTGCAGCAAAGCAG GCACCAACATGTTGATGGTGGGCGTTCACGGGCCAAAGACGCCCTGCGAGGAGGTCTACGTCAAACACATGGGCAACCGGATGTACAACGTCACGTATACGGTCAAAGAACAAGGCAGCTACATCCTCATCGTCAAATGGGGCGACGAGAACGTCCCCGGCAGTCCCTTCCACGTCACCGTCCCTTAA